GACGGCCGCATTGCCGACGCCAAGCTCCAGACGTGGTTCGAGGGACCGGTGGAGTGCTTCCTGAAGCTGGTGGAGGCCGCCAAGAACTACCCGGCAGTCAAGAGCCAGTGGATCGAGTTCCTGGGCGAGCACCCCGACGCCGTCACCGAACGCGTAGAGACGGTCCCGCAGCCGAGCTGACCGGGAAGGAACGTCGTTTCACGCAGCGGCCGCAGAGATGAAAGAGAGGACGCAGAGGAACCACTTTCGGTTCTCCGCGTCCTCTCCGTTTTCTCTGCGTCCTCTGCGTGAAACGTTCTGTTACTGCGGAGCGTTCACGATCGCCACGGGACAGTGCGCGTTCATCAGGATGCGCTCCACGCGGGGCCCAAGGAACAGGCGGTCGGAGCCGGGACGCAGGTCCGTGCCCAGCACGATCAGGTCTACGCCCTCTGCCTCGGCGTAGCGAAGGATCGTCTGGTCGGACTCGCGCGAACACAGCACCTCGCCCGTGGTGCGCACCTCCTGCACCTCGCCGCGCTTCACCAACTCGTCGACGATGGCGCGCGCCGCCGGCATCTCCACCTCCAGCATGGTTTCGCGGTTGTGCGCCCGCGTGCCCTCGGGCTCACGCACCACGTGAAGCACCACCGCCTCGGCCGACGAATCCGAGAGCATGAAGCCCACGTCGGCGGCGTTGCGCGAGGCGATGGAGCCGTTGGTGGGGATCAGCACGCGCTGCGGCGGCCAGTGGTAGTCGCTCAGCCGCCCCTTCACCACCAGCGTGGGGCAGGGCGACACGCGCATCACGTAATCCACCAGCGGGTTGAACAGCTCGCGCGAGCTCGGGTCCACGTTCGAGGCGCCCAGCAGCAGCAGGTCGTAGTCCTTTTGCGCCTCGTCCAGGATCACGTCGCCCACACGCCCCTCGACGATCTTGCGCGTGACGTCGATCCCGGGAAACAGCTCCGCGATGCGGTCCAGGTGCGCCGCCGCCTCCTCGCGCGTGCACCCGTCGCGAACGGTGAGCAGCGTAAGCGCCAGCGGCTCGTGCGAGTGCATCTGCGTGACGAGCTGCGCCTCCAGCGTCATGATCGACCGGCGCTCGTTGGTCACGCAGCGCACGGGAAGCAGCACCCGCCGCACGGCCCCCAGCAGGCTGGTTTCGGCCGCCTCTTCGCGCTGAAGGCGCCGCATCTCGTTCTCGCCGGGGCGGATGTGCGAAAGCGTCCATCGCAGCAGCGGAGGGGCCATGACCGAAGTGGTGATGGCCATCACCACGATGATGGAGAACATCTCCTGCGAAAGGATGCCCAGGCTCAGGCCGATGCTGGCGATGATGATCTCCATGGCACCGCGGGCGTTCAGCCCCACCCCGAAGCTGAGCGCCGTCCAGTGGTCGCACCGGGCAAAGAGGCGGGTCGCGAAGTAGCCGCCCACCACCTTGCCGAAGCTGGCGACCAGGATCACCAGCAGCGTGATGACGATCAGCCGGGGCTCCAGCAGGCTGCGCGCGTTCACCTTGAGCCCCGCCACCGCGAAGAAGATGGGGGCGAAGATGCCGATGGCCATCTGCTCGATGTGCTCGGGAATGCGGTGCGGAAGGCGCGGCAGCTGCCCCAGCAGAATTCCCATCACGAAGGCGCCCAGCATGGCCTCGAGCCCCAGCGCCTGCGCCACCGAGCCCCACGCAAAGGTGAGCACCACCACGGCCGACAGCATGCGGAAGTGGCTTCCCATGCGGTCCTGTACCACCGCGATGGTGCGTGCCACCAGCCACCTGGCCGCGGTGAAGCTCACGACCATGAACAGCACCACCTTGCCGACGGACCAGGCCACCGCCCCCGCCTCCAGTTCGCCGCTGCGCGCCAGCCCCACGACGACGGACAGCAGCATCCACCCCACCGCGTCGTCGGCCATGCCGGCGGCGATGATGGTCTGGCCGATGTCGCGGCGCATCAGGTTCAGGTCCAGCAGCACCTTGGCGATCACGGGGATGGCCGAGATGCTCATGGCCGTCGCCAGGAAGAGCGCGAACACCAGGCGCTGGCCGTTGTCGGCCAGCAGCGCGCCCGGCAGGTACTGCCCCAGCATGAAGCCGGTGGCGAACGGCACGATGATGCCGCCCGCCGAGGCCGCCAGCGCCGTCCGCGAGTGGCGCCGGATCAGCCGCAGGTCCGTT
This genomic stretch from Longimicrobium sp. harbors:
- a CDS encoding cation:proton antiporter, which produces MQAFTAAPHHDVLVLLIQIALLLACARLLGELAQRFGQPTVVGEILAGIVLGPSLLSGFFPAVGHWIVPQTPESGHLLEVVSLFGAMFLLLLTGLETDLRLIRRHSRTALAASAGGIIVPFATGFMLGQYLPGALLADNGQRLVFALFLATAMSISAIPVIAKVLLDLNLMRRDIGQTIIAAGMADDAVGWMLLSVVVGLARSGELEAGAVAWSVGKVVLFMVVSFTAARWLVARTIAVVQDRMGSHFRMLSAVVVLTFAWGSVAQALGLEAMLGAFVMGILLGQLPRLPHRIPEHIEQMAIGIFAPIFFAVAGLKVNARSLLEPRLIVITLLVILVASFGKVVGGYFATRLFARCDHWTALSFGVGLNARGAMEIIIASIGLSLGILSQEMFSIIVVMAITTSVMAPPLLRWTLSHIRPGENEMRRLQREEAAETSLLGAVRRVLLPVRCVTNERRSIMTLEAQLVTQMHSHEPLALTLLTVRDGCTREEAAAHLDRIAELFPGIDVTRKIVEGRVGDVILDEAQKDYDLLLLGASNVDPSSRELFNPLVDYVMRVSPCPTLVVKGRLSDYHWPPQRVLIPTNGSIASRNAADVGFMLSDSSAEAVVLHVVREPEGTRAHNRETMLEVEMPAARAIVDELVKRGEVQEVRTTGEVLCSRESDQTILRYAEAEGVDLIVLGTDLRPGSDRLFLGPRVERILMNAHCPVAIVNAPQ